The Serratia rhizosphaerae genome has a segment encoding these proteins:
- a CDS encoding flavin reductase family protein, which translates to MDIEQRRQLRDAFGAFMTGVTVVTGLDADGKPIGFTANSFTSVSLDPALLLVNIDKRSANLANFTDGAHFAVNILAEQQKETSNIFAQKVDDRFAQVAWRRSAAGVPLLDGSSAWFECERFQVVDAGDHVILIGKISAFDSSGTAGLGYYRGAYFTPAQNAESLVSGPEVVVSALIEFDGSVVMVKQQDGRFRLPSRSVAGRSVGDSLTALLQELALPASPGFVYSIYDDRQSNRQHIVFLCALPSDAGDSVPQGEQACWLPLAQTATLPIDDAALKSMLNRFVRENSVGNYSIYYGDEHSGAIKRFAS; encoded by the coding sequence ATGGACATTGAACAACGCAGACAACTACGTGACGCCTTCGGCGCCTTTATGACCGGGGTGACGGTGGTCACCGGGCTGGATGCCGACGGGAAGCCGATTGGTTTTACCGCCAACTCCTTTACCTCGGTATCGCTGGATCCGGCGCTGCTGCTGGTCAATATCGACAAGCGCTCGGCCAATCTGGCGAACTTTACCGACGGTGCGCACTTTGCCGTCAATATTCTGGCCGAGCAGCAGAAAGAGACGTCGAATATTTTCGCCCAGAAGGTGGACGACCGTTTTGCTCAGGTGGCATGGCGGCGCAGCGCCGCCGGCGTGCCGCTGCTGGACGGCAGCTCGGCCTGGTTCGAATGCGAACGTTTTCAGGTGGTGGACGCCGGTGACCACGTGATTCTGATCGGCAAAATCAGCGCCTTTGACTCCAGTGGCACCGCCGGATTGGGCTACTACCGCGGCGCCTACTTCACGCCGGCGCAGAACGCCGAATCGTTGGTCAGCGGGCCGGAAGTGGTGGTCAGCGCGCTGATTGAATTTGACGGCAGCGTGGTGATGGTCAAACAGCAGGACGGGCGCTTCCGCCTGCCGTCACGGTCGGTGGCCGGGCGCAGCGTCGGCGACAGCCTGACGGCGCTGCTGCAGGAGCTGGCGCTGCCCGCCAGCCCGGGCTTTGTTTACTCCATTTATGACGACCGCCAGTCGAACCGCCAGCATATTGTCTTCCTGTGCGCGCTGCCCAGCGACGCCGGCGACAGCGTGCCGCAGGGCGAACAGGCCTGCTGGCTGCCGCTCGCTCAGACGGCGACGCTGCCGATTGATGATGCGGCGCTGAAGTCGATGCTTAACCGCTTCGTGCGTGAAAACTCGGTGGGCAATTACAGCATTTACTACGGCGATGAGCACAGCGGTGCGATCAAACGATTTGCCAGCTGA
- a CDS encoding alpha/beta fold hydrolase, with protein MMRKTQRLSEFNLQASYLEAGQGEPLLLIHGVGMNADAWEPQFSALQAQFHVIAVDMPGHGGSDGFTHAPTLQDYVAWMAAFLRTRPQQRFAVAGHSMGALIAAGLAIDHPELVSHAVVMSGVYQRSEQARAAVLQRAGELARGDAQLDSPLARWFSDTQEQAALRRRVSGWLNQVSRDGYAKAYQAFAAGDAVYAGRWGEIRCPVLVLTGELDANSSPAMARQMALAAPQGQAVIVNNAKHMVNLTDAARVNEELLAFLTPTHRHATAGVNDGH; from the coding sequence ATGATGCGCAAAACCCAGCGGCTGTCTGAATTCAACCTGCAGGCGAGCTACCTGGAAGCAGGCCAGGGCGAGCCGCTGCTGCTGATTCACGGCGTGGGCATGAACGCCGACGCCTGGGAACCGCAGTTCAGCGCCCTGCAGGCGCAGTTTCACGTCATCGCCGTGGATATGCCGGGGCATGGCGGAAGCGACGGCTTTACCCATGCGCCGACGCTGCAGGATTACGTGGCGTGGATGGCGGCGTTTCTGCGCACTCGTCCGCAGCAGCGCTTTGCGGTGGCCGGTCACTCGATGGGGGCGCTGATTGCCGCCGGGCTGGCGATTGACCATCCGGAGCTGGTCAGCCACGCGGTGGTGATGAGCGGCGTTTATCAGCGCAGCGAACAGGCGCGCGCTGCGGTGCTGCAGCGTGCCGGCGAACTGGCGCGCGGCGATGCGCAGCTGGACTCGCCGCTGGCCCGCTGGTTCAGCGATACGCAGGAACAGGCGGCGCTGCGGCGGCGGGTCAGCGGCTGGCTTAATCAGGTCAGTCGCGACGGCTACGCCAAGGCGTATCAGGCGTTTGCCGCCGGCGATGCGGTCTACGCCGGCCGCTGGGGCGAAATACGTTGCCCGGTGCTGGTGCTGACCGGCGAGCTGGACGCCAACTCCAGCCCGGCGATGGCGCGCCAGATGGCGCTCGCGGCCCCGCAGGGGCAGGCGGTGATCGTCAACAACGCGAAACATATGGTGAATCTGACGGATGCGGCGCGGGTCAACGAGGAGCTGCTGGCCTTTTTAACCCCGACGCACCGGCACGCTACGGCAGGAGTGAACGATGGACATTGA
- a CDS encoding amino acid synthesis family protein: MHPMIRKTLVSTETLYIDGGKAAAKPLVMIAAAAVIKNPWAGQGYVEDLGPKIRELAPVLGELLTGLIVKEAGGGERVEAFGKCAVVGMDGELEHASALIHTLHFGNHYRHAVQAKSYLAFNNTRGPANAPILIPMMQKNDEGSREHYLTYQFAIADAPAGDEIVVVLGAALGGDRITVSVTVIRI, translated from the coding sequence ATGCATCCGATGATTCGTAAAACGCTGGTGTCTACCGAAACGCTGTATATCGACGGCGGCAAAGCGGCGGCCAAACCCCTGGTGATGATTGCCGCCGCCGCGGTGATTAAGAACCCCTGGGCCGGTCAGGGCTATGTGGAAGACCTCGGCCCGAAAATCCGTGAACTGGCGCCGGTGCTCGGCGAGCTGCTGACCGGGCTGATTGTGAAAGAGGCCGGCGGCGGCGAGCGGGTGGAGGCCTTCGGCAAATGTGCGGTGGTCGGAATGGACGGCGAGCTGGAGCACGCCTCGGCGCTGATCCACACGCTGCATTTCGGCAACCACTATCGCCATGCTGTGCAGGCTAAAAGCTACCTGGCGTTCAATAACACCCGCGGGCCGGCCAACGCGCCGATCCTGATTCCGATGATGCAGAAGAATGACGAAGGCAGCCGCGAACACTACCTGACCTATCAGTTCGCCATCGCCGATGCGCCGGCCGGCGATGAAATCGTCGTGGTGCTGGGCGCGGCACTGGGGGGAGACCGCATCACCGTATCGGTAACCGTTATCAGGATCTGA
- a CDS encoding GntR family transcriptional regulator, producing the protein MTHTPLKIENAPLTLRELALNNVRRAIISGYFAAGDRLVERTLSEELGVSRSVVREVIRYLEAEGLIEILPKKGPIVAILTWEVAEQIYNIRLLLEQEAAHDCALHAKSKDKKLLHEKLLHIDRASREQDDIRRVDASQEFYKTIFDVAGHAIAWEIVQRLNSRISRLRALTLKTHERQVAGYERMTRIFNAIEKNDPAQAKQEVFEHLTEASALARLILQPQE; encoded by the coding sequence ATGACGCACACCCCACTGAAGATTGAAAACGCGCCGCTGACGCTGCGTGAACTGGCGCTGAATAACGTCCGCCGCGCGATTATTTCCGGCTACTTCGCCGCCGGCGACCGGCTGGTGGAACGAACGCTCAGCGAGGAGCTGGGCGTAAGCCGCAGCGTGGTGCGCGAGGTGATCCGTTATCTGGAAGCGGAAGGACTGATTGAGATTCTGCCCAAAAAAGGGCCGATTGTGGCGATCCTCACCTGGGAGGTCGCCGAACAGATTTACAATATCCGCCTGCTGCTGGAGCAGGAAGCCGCGCACGACTGCGCGCTGCACGCCAAAAGCAAGGATAAGAAACTGCTGCACGAGAAGCTGCTGCACATCGACCGCGCCTCCCGTGAGCAGGATGACATCAGGCGCGTCGACGCCTCGCAGGAGTTTTATAAAACCATCTTCGACGTCGCCGGGCACGCCATCGCCTGGGAGATCGTGCAGCGTCTCAACAGCCGCATCAGCCGGCTGCGGGCGCTGACGCTGAAAACCCATGAGCGGCAGGTGGCGGGTTATGAACGCATGACGCGCATCTTCAATGCGATTGAGAAAAACGACCCGGCGCAGGCGAAGCAGGAAGTGTTTGAGCACCTGACCGAAGCCTCCGCGCTGGCCAGGCTGATACTGCAACCACAGGAGTAA
- a CDS encoding DUF1330 domain-containing protein, which translates to MPAYWIAHVTVTDPQRYQAYMAAAPEAFRQYNARFLARGEQAESLEGAPFTKHVLIEFDDYQSALACYRSEAYQRAKQARTGCAEVMITIVDGLNITQQA; encoded by the coding sequence ATGCCCGCTTACTGGATTGCCCACGTCACGGTGACAGATCCGCAACGTTATCAGGCATATATGGCCGCCGCCCCCGAGGCGTTCCGTCAGTACAACGCACGTTTTCTGGCGCGCGGCGAACAGGCCGAATCGCTGGAGGGCGCGCCCTTTACCAAGCACGTGCTGATTGAGTTTGACGACTACCAGAGCGCGCTGGCCTGCTACCGCTCCGAGGCCTATCAGCGGGCGAAGCAGGCGCGTACGGGCTGCGCCGAGGTGATGATTACGATTGTGGATGGGCTGAACATCACGCAGCAGGCCTAG
- a CDS encoding MFS transporter has translation MLNNKDKPANSPWAAVFSLTVACFVMVTTEFLPIGLLTNIAPSLDVSTGTAGLMVTMPGIVAAVAAPLLSLASGRLDRRLLMLGLSLLLIVSNLVSALAVNFPMMLLGRVLLGVCVGGFWSFAANYGRHLVPESSQGRATALILSGISVGAVCGVPAGALIGDTFGWRSAFFGSAALALLVLAAQLRLLTPVPPSRAVTVRDLLLPLRLPLARIGLLAIVLLFIGHFAAYTYLRPLLQQVFVLSPSAISLQLLAYGAIGLLGTFAGERLAEHSLRATCILIAVMLAGILIVSPLLSGVAGATLMVLIWGLAFGAVPVCTANWMFAAVPQAPEAGQALLVCVIQIALASGALLGGEVVDWQGVSSAMLFGGALILSAALVFGLSLRSDRVGAKQC, from the coding sequence ATGCTGAATAATAAAGATAAGCCTGCAAACTCGCCCTGGGCCGCCGTTTTCTCCCTGACGGTGGCCTGTTTTGTGATGGTCACCACCGAGTTTTTACCCATCGGCCTGCTGACCAATATCGCCCCGTCGCTGGACGTCAGCACCGGCACCGCCGGGCTGATGGTCACCATGCCCGGCATCGTGGCCGCCGTCGCCGCACCGCTGCTGAGTCTGGCCTCCGGACGCCTCGATCGTCGCCTGCTGATGCTCGGGCTGTCATTGTTGCTGATTGTGTCCAATCTGGTTTCCGCGCTGGCGGTCAACTTCCCGATGATGCTGCTCGGCCGGGTGCTGCTCGGCGTCTGCGTCGGCGGTTTCTGGTCGTTCGCCGCCAACTACGGCCGCCATCTGGTGCCGGAGAGCAGCCAGGGGCGCGCCACCGCGCTGATCCTCAGCGGTATTTCGGTCGGCGCGGTATGCGGCGTGCCCGCCGGCGCGCTGATCGGCGATACCTTCGGCTGGCGCAGCGCCTTCTTCGGCAGCGCGGCGCTGGCGCTGCTGGTTTTGGCGGCGCAGCTGCGTCTGCTGACCCCGGTGCCGCCGTCGCGCGCGGTCACCGTGCGCGATCTGCTGCTGCCGCTGCGCCTGCCGCTGGCGCGGATCGGGCTGCTCGCCATCGTGCTGCTGTTTATCGGCCACTTTGCCGCCTACACCTACCTGCGTCCGCTGCTGCAGCAGGTGTTTGTCCTCAGTCCGTCGGCCATTTCCCTGCAGCTGCTGGCCTACGGCGCCATCGGCCTGCTGGGCACCTTCGCCGGCGAACGCCTGGCGGAGCACAGCCTGCGCGCCACCTGTATTTTGATCGCCGTGATGCTGGCGGGGATTTTGATCGTCTCGCCGCTGTTGAGCGGCGTGGCCGGCGCCACGCTGATGGTGCTGATCTGGGGGCTGGCCTTCGGCGCCGTGCCGGTGTGCACAGCCAACTGGATGTTCGCCGCGGTGCCGCAGGCGCCGGAAGCCGGGCAGGCGCTGCTGGTGTGCGTGATCCAGATTGCGCTGGCCTCCGGCGCGCTGCTCGGCGGCGAAGTGGTGGACTGGCAAGGGGTCAGCAGCGCCATGCTGTTCGGCGGCGCATTGATCCTGTCGGCAGCGCTGGTGTTCGGTTTATCCTTGCGTTCCGACCGGGTTGGCGCTAAACAGTGTTAA
- a CDS encoding LysR family transcriptional regulator, with translation MDHHLLAIRVFIRVVETGGFTRAADALRMPKATVSKLIRNLENHLQTKLLQRTTRSVAVTPEGECYYRRTLKWLAELEQMEGCMTESQSSPQGVLRIDVGGSTARQLLLPALPDFFARYPQIQIDLGVSDRQISLINDNADCVIRSGPLADSSLIARRLFNLSWVTCATPGYLARYGTPRHPAELEQGFPLAHYRHAANDRIQPLRFVEEGRQFEIQHRYQISVNEGGTLLAAALSGLGIVQTLSFMAQPHLARGDLVSILDDWQPPAEPTYVVYPSNRHLSSKLRVFIEWAIEHFA, from the coding sequence ATGGATCATCACTTACTGGCGATTCGCGTCTTTATCCGCGTCGTTGAAACCGGCGGCTTTACCCGCGCCGCCGATGCGCTGCGTATGCCGAAAGCCACCGTCAGCAAGCTGATCCGCAACCTGGAAAATCACCTGCAGACCAAGCTGCTGCAGCGCACTACCCGCAGCGTGGCGGTCACGCCGGAAGGCGAATGCTATTACCGCCGCACGCTGAAATGGCTGGCGGAGCTGGAGCAGATGGAAGGTTGCATGACCGAATCGCAAAGCTCGCCGCAGGGGGTGCTGCGCATCGACGTCGGCGGCAGTACCGCGCGTCAGCTGCTGCTGCCGGCGCTGCCGGACTTCTTCGCCCGCTATCCGCAGATTCAGATCGACCTTGGCGTCAGCGACCGGCAAATCAGTCTGATTAATGACAACGCCGACTGCGTGATCCGCAGCGGGCCGCTGGCGGACTCCAGTCTGATCGCCCGCCGGCTGTTCAACCTGAGCTGGGTGACCTGTGCCACGCCGGGCTATCTGGCGCGCTACGGTACGCCGCGCCATCCCGCCGAGCTGGAGCAGGGCTTTCCGCTGGCGCACTACCGGCACGCGGCAAACGATCGCATCCAGCCGCTGCGTTTTGTCGAAGAGGGCCGACAGTTTGAGATCCAGCACCGTTATCAAATCAGCGTCAACGAAGGCGGCACGCTGCTGGCCGCGGCATTGTCCGGGCTGGGCATTGTGCAGACGCTGAGCTTTATGGCGCAGCCGCATCTGGCGCGCGGCGATCTGGTCAGCATTCTCGACGACTGGCAGCCGCCGGCGGAACCCACCTACGTGGTCTACCCGTCCAATCGTCACCTGAGCAGCAAGCTGCGGGTATTTATCGAATGGGCGATAGAACACTTTGCCTGA
- a CDS encoding AAA family ATPase, which yields MIVLIGSQKGGVGKSTKAVNIAGYLILKEGKTAIIVDADDQKSIMTWYNDRQNVEGLPHIPVVAASGKIKETLLELDRHYDYVIVDTAGRDSAELRSGLLAADLFLSPLRPSQMDLDTIGYLSEMFSTAQEYNEKVKGYIVLNMCPTNIFINEANEAAEVLSEYPEFKLVGNRLCDRKIYRDAWGEAKTIHEAHNEKAQHEIASLVKEVIL from the coding sequence ATGATTGTTTTGATTGGTTCGCAAAAAGGCGGCGTAGGAAAATCCACCAAGGCGGTAAACATCGCCGGATATTTGATACTCAAGGAAGGCAAGACGGCAATTATCGTCGACGCCGATGACCAAAAATCGATCATGACCTGGTACAACGATCGCCAGAACGTTGAGGGCCTGCCGCATATTCCGGTGGTCGCCGCCTCCGGCAAAATCAAAGAGACCCTGCTGGAGCTGGACCGCCACTATGACTATGTGATTGTCGACACCGCCGGCCGCGACAGCGCCGAGCTGCGCTCTGGCCTGCTGGCCGCCGATCTGTTCCTCTCGCCGCTGCGCCCTTCGCAGATGGATCTCGACACCATCGGCTACCTGTCGGAAATGTTCTCCACCGCGCAGGAGTATAATGAGAAGGTCAAAGGCTATATTGTGCTCAATATGTGTCCGACCAATATCTTCATTAACGAGGCCAACGAAGCGGCGGAAGTGCTGAGCGAATACCCGGAATTCAAGCTGGTGGGCAACCGCCTGTGCGACCGCAAGATTTACCGCGATGCCTGGGGCGAAGCAAAAACCATTCATGAAGCGCACAACGAAAAAGCGCAGCACGAAATCGCCAGCCTGGTGAAAGAGGTGATTTTATGA
- a CDS encoding LysR substrate-binding domain-containing protein, with protein sequence MEKRTQAFDLDALRSFVIGIESGSFALAASRLCRSTSAVSAQLKKLEMQCGVALVVKNGRHLALTRHGEIMLGYARRMLALNDEAQRALQGELLQGEVRIGMQEDFGESLMPGVLGQFKRHHPGLRISARVDRNHALLTELAEKTLDMALMWQPDTHLQDGRLLGRCQLEWIYHQELNIADLLAQGEPLPLVMFESPCLMRARATACLDRAGIPWRVMFVSRSLSGIWAAVQAGLGITVRTRIGMPDNLRIAGGQLPSPGNLGIVLGQTPADGEGSAARILLARLMEEALSEIR encoded by the coding sequence ATGGAAAAACGTACCCAGGCATTCGATCTTGACGCGCTGCGTAGTTTTGTCATCGGTATTGAGTCCGGCAGCTTTGCGTTGGCGGCAAGCCGCCTCTGCCGTTCCACTTCCGCCGTCAGCGCCCAGCTGAAAAAACTGGAGATGCAGTGCGGCGTCGCCTTGGTGGTGAAAAATGGCCGCCATCTGGCGCTGACCCGGCACGGCGAAATCATGTTGGGCTATGCCCGACGGATGCTGGCGCTGAATGATGAGGCGCAGCGCGCGCTGCAAGGCGAGCTGTTGCAGGGGGAGGTTCGTATCGGCATGCAGGAGGATTTTGGCGAATCGCTGATGCCGGGGGTTCTCGGGCAGTTTAAACGCCATCATCCGGGGCTGCGCATCAGCGCACGGGTAGACCGTAATCACGCGTTGCTGACCGAGCTGGCGGAAAAAACGCTGGATATGGCGTTGATGTGGCAGCCGGATACGCACCTGCAGGATGGTCGCCTGCTTGGCCGCTGTCAGCTGGAGTGGATTTACCATCAGGAGCTGAATATTGCCGATTTATTGGCGCAGGGCGAGCCGCTGCCGCTGGTGATGTTTGAAAGCCCTTGTCTGATGCGCGCCCGCGCTACCGCCTGTCTGGACCGGGCCGGGATCCCGTGGCGCGTGATGTTTGTCAGCCGTAGCCTGAGCGGTATCTGGGCGGCGGTGCAGGCAGGGCTTGGCATCACCGTACGTACGCGCATCGGAATGCCGGATAACCTGCGCATTGCCGGCGGTCAGTTACCGTCGCCGGGTAATTTGGGCATTGTGCTGGGCCAGACGCCGGCAGACGGCGAGGGGAGTGCGGCAAGAATATTATTGGCGCGCCTGATGGAGGAAGCGCTGTCGGAAATCCGCTGA
- a CDS encoding carboxymuconolactone decarboxylase family protein, protein MTISPDRETLARLAPKLAELSKDVLFDDIWRRETLSPRERSLITLAALTALGRVQQLPWHIAFGRQNGLTQPEIVEVFTHLAFYAGWPAAVSAFGCLDEEEI, encoded by the coding sequence ATGACGATATCCCCCGATCGTGAAACCCTTGCCCGACTCGCCCCCAAACTGGCCGAACTGAGCAAGGACGTGTTGTTTGATGATATATGGCGGCGCGAGACACTCTCGCCGCGCGAACGCAGCCTGATCACGCTGGCCGCGTTGACGGCGCTGGGACGCGTGCAACAGCTGCCGTGGCATATCGCCTTCGGCCGGCAAAATGGCCTGACGCAGCCGGAAATCGTCGAGGTGTTCACCCATCTGGCGTTTTACGCCGGCTGGCCCGCCGCGGTATCCGCATTCGGCTGCCTGGATGAGGAGGAGATCTGA
- a CDS encoding tautomerase family protein, giving the protein MPFTRITLRQGYSDAQLARLSDIVHRCLTEEFTVPPDDHFQVIETLPANQRVFARHYLSGARSNDFMLFQIVAGRPRTRMQKQNFYRVLSERLQQELAINPDDVMVIIQNNQSDDWSFSNGEIYDPQAQRRTCPGAADQEE; this is encoded by the coding sequence ATGCCTTTTACCCGTATCACACTCCGCCAGGGCTACAGCGATGCGCAGCTGGCGCGGCTTTCCGACATTGTGCACCGCTGCCTGACCGAGGAGTTCACCGTGCCGCCGGACGACCACTTCCAGGTCATTGAGACGCTGCCCGCCAACCAGCGCGTTTTCGCCCGCCATTACCTGAGCGGCGCACGCAGCAACGATTTTATGCTGTTTCAGATCGTTGCCGGCAGGCCCCGTACCCGCATGCAGAAACAGAATTTTTACCGGGTGCTGAGCGAGCGGTTACAACAGGAGCTGGCCATCAATCCGGACGATGTGATGGTGATTATTCAAAACAACCAGTCGGATGACTGGAGTTTCAGCAACGGGGAGATATATGACCCGCAGGCGCAACGGAGAACATGCCCCGGCGCAGCGGACCAGGAGGAATAA
- the bglX gene encoding beta-glucosidase BglX: MKWLCTVGLVSGLAVSPVFAQESGATQGINVQQRDAFVSKLMKQMTLEEKIGQLRLISVGPDNPKEAIREGIRKGQIGAIFNTVTRPDIRVMQDQAMQLSRLKIPLFFAYDVVHGQRTVFPISLGLAASFDLDAIALSGRVSAQEASDDGLNMTFSPMVDITRDPRWGRVSEGFGEDTWLVSKIAKVMVDAYQNGDPAKPGSVMASVKHFALYGATEGGRDYNTVDMSPLRMQQDYLPPYKAAVDAGSGGVMVSLNSINGIPATANPWLLKDLLRNQWGFDGITISDHGAIKELIKHGVAQDPRDAVRLAITSGVDMSMSDEYYDKYLPGLVKEGRVPESDIDRACRDVLNTKYEMGLFKDPYVHLGPAGSDPQDTNAESRLHRAEARDVARRTQVLLKNDHQTLPLRKQGTIALVGPMADSQRDMMGSWSAAGVSKQSVTLLQGMKNAVGDQAKIIYAKGANITQDKSIIDYLNLYEPAVVFDPRPPQQMIDEAVNAAKQADVVVAVVGESQGMAHEASSRADITIPQSQRDLIKALKATGKPLVLVLMNGRPLALEWESRQADAMLETWFSGTEGGNAVADVLFGDYNPSGKLPMTFPRSVGQIPMYYNHLNTGRPFNKDNPGKYTSRYFDSPNGPLYPFGYGLSYSRFTLSDFTLSSPTMARNGKITASVTLKNSGNYDGATVVQLYLQDQTASVSRPVKELRNFKKVTLKAGQSTTVEMPIDENDLKFYNASLKWGAEPGKFNVFVGLDSAQTLQQSFTLK; the protein is encoded by the coding sequence ATGAAATGGCTTTGTACAGTGGGGTTGGTATCCGGTCTGGCGGTCAGTCCGGTCTTTGCGCAGGAGAGCGGCGCAACGCAAGGAATCAATGTTCAGCAGCGCGATGCGTTCGTCAGCAAGCTGATGAAGCAGATGACGCTGGAAGAGAAAATCGGCCAGCTGCGTTTAATCAGCGTCGGGCCGGATAATCCGAAAGAGGCGATCCGCGAAGGCATCCGCAAGGGGCAGATCGGCGCGATTTTCAACACCGTCACCCGGCCGGATATCCGCGTGATGCAGGATCAGGCGATGCAGCTCAGCCGTCTGAAAATCCCGCTGTTTTTCGCCTATGACGTGGTGCACGGCCAGCGTACGGTGTTCCCCATCAGCCTGGGGCTGGCCGCCAGTTTCGATCTGGACGCCATCGCGCTCAGCGGGCGGGTCTCCGCCCAGGAGGCCAGTGACGACGGCCTGAATATGACTTTCTCGCCGATGGTCGACATTACCCGCGACCCGCGCTGGGGCCGGGTGTCGGAAGGCTTCGGTGAGGACACCTGGCTGGTGTCGAAAATCGCCAAAGTGATGGTGGACGCCTACCAGAACGGCGATCCGGCCAAGCCCGGCTCGGTGATGGCCAGCGTGAAGCATTTTGCGCTGTATGGCGCGACCGAAGGCGGACGCGACTACAACACCGTGGATATGAGCCCGCTGCGCATGCAGCAGGATTACCTGCCGCCGTACAAGGCGGCGGTAGACGCCGGCAGCGGCGGGGTGATGGTGTCGCTGAATTCGATTAACGGCATTCCCGCCACCGCCAACCCCTGGCTGCTGAAGGATCTGCTGCGCAACCAGTGGGGCTTTGACGGCATCACCATCAGCGACCACGGGGCGATTAAAGAGCTGATCAAGCACGGCGTGGCGCAGGACCCGCGTGATGCGGTGCGGCTGGCGATCACCTCCGGCGTCGATATGAGCATGAGCGACGAGTATTACGACAAGTACTTGCCGGGGCTGGTGAAAGAGGGGCGGGTGCCGGAGAGCGACATCGACCGCGCCTGCCGTGACGTGCTGAACACCAAATATGAGATGGGGCTGTTCAAGGATCCGTACGTACACCTTGGCCCGGCCGGCTCCGACCCGCAGGACACCAATGCCGAAAGCCGCCTGCACCGCGCCGAGGCGCGCGACGTGGCGCGCCGTACTCAGGTGCTGCTGAAGAATGACCACCAGACCCTGCCGCTGCGCAAGCAGGGCACCATTGCGCTGGTGGGGCCAATGGCCGACAGCCAGCGCGATATGATGGGCAGCTGGTCGGCCGCCGGCGTCAGCAAACAGTCGGTGACTCTGCTGCAGGGGATGAAAAACGCGGTCGGCGACCAGGCGAAAATCATTTACGCCAAAGGGGCCAACATCACGCAGGATAAAAGCATCATTGATTATCTGAACCTGTACGAGCCGGCGGTGGTGTTCGACCCGCGGCCGCCGCAGCAGATGATTGACGAAGCGGTGAACGCCGCCAAGCAGGCTGACGTAGTGGTGGCGGTGGTCGGCGAGTCGCAGGGCATGGCGCACGAGGCGTCGAGCCGCGCCGATATCACCATTCCGCAGAGCCAGCGCGACCTGATCAAAGCGCTGAAGGCCACCGGCAAGCCGCTGGTGCTGGTGCTGATGAACGGCCGGCCGCTGGCGCTGGAGTGGGAGAGCCGGCAGGCGGATGCGATGCTGGAAACCTGGTTCAGCGGCACCGAAGGCGGCAACGCGGTGGCGGACGTGCTGTTCGGCGATTACAACCCGTCCGGCAAGCTGCCGATGACTTTCCCGCGCTCCGTGGGCCAGATCCCGATGTACTACAACCATCTGAACACCGGGCGGCCGTTTAACAAGGATAATCCGGGCAAGTACACCTCGCGCTACTTTGACTCGCCGAACGGCCCGCTGTATCCGTTTGGCTACGGCCTGAGCTACAGCCGCTTCACGCTGTCGGACTTCACCCTGTCCAGCCCGACCATGGCGCGCAACGGCAAAATCACCGCCAGCGTGACGCTGAAGAACAGCGGCAACTACGACGGTGCCACCGTGGTGCAGCTGTATCTTCAGGACCAAACCGCCTCGGTCAGCCGGCCGGTGAAAGAGCTGCGCAATTTTAAGAAAGTGACGCTGAAGGCCGGCCAGTCGACTACGGTAGAGATGCCGATCGATGAAAACGATCTGAAGTTCTACAACGCCAGCCTGAAGTGGGGCGCGGAGCCGGGCAAATTTAATGTGTTTGTCGGCCTGGATTCCGCTCAGACGCTGCAGCAGAGCTTTACGCTGAAGTAA